The Natronoarchaeum philippinense genome includes the window TCGAGGTCGAGCACATGGGTCGGTTCGCCGAGGAGAGCTATCAGGGCGACGAGCCCGGCCCCGGCGTCCGGGAGTTCCGCACCGAGAAGATCATCACCGCGCTGAACCGCCACGCGTGGGAGCACCGCGACGAGGACTTCTCGGTGGCCGACGTGGACCTGACGGATATCCCGATCATCCGGTCGCTGCTCGAAAGCTACGACTGGGAAGATGTCGCGCGTATCCACGAGGACTTCGACCCGCGCCAGTGGGACGACCCGCCGGCCGACACCGAGACCGCGACCGTGAAAGCACAGACGATCGCAAACATGACGGACCTGTTCGACTACAGCGAGGCCGCGGCCGAACTGACGAGCCGCCACGTCGTCGGGCAGGTCGCCTACAAGTGGGATTAGCATGGGACTGCAAGACGACCTCGAACGATTCCGTGAAGTCGGGGAACAGCGCCGTGAGGATCTGGCCGAGTTCATCCAGTACGGCGACCTCGGCCAGAGCGGGAAAGACGACGTTCGGATCCCGATCAAGATCGTCGATCTCCCCGAGTTCGAGTACGACCGACGCGATCAGGGCGGCGTCGGGCAGGGCGACGCCGATGTCGGAGACCCCGTCGGCCAGCCACAGCCACAGCCGGGCGACGGCGACGAGGAGGGCGAGCCCGGCGAGGAGAGCGCCGACCACGAGTACTACGAGATGGACCCCGAAGAGTTCGCCGAGGAACTCGACGAGCGACTCGGGCTCGACCTCGATCCGAAGGGCAAGCGCGTAATCGAGGAGAAGGAAGGTCCGTTCACCGACCTGACCCGGAGCGGTCCCGACTCGACGCTCGACTTCGAGCGCATGTTCAAGGAGGGCCTCAAGCGCAAGCTCGCCATGGACTTCGACGAGGAGTTCCTCCGGGAGGTGCTCAAAATCGACGGCTGGGGCCCCGACCGAACGTTCGAGTGGGCGCGCGGCGAGAACATCCCCGTCTCGAAGGCGTGGATCGAGGACGCCTACTCCGAGATTTCCGACGGCGAGCGGACGACGTGGTCGAGCCTCGACGAACTGGAGGAAACGATCGACCGCGAGCCGATCCAGCAGAAGATCCGCCGCGAAGGCATCAAGCAGGTGCCGTTCCGCCGGGAGGACGAGCGGTATCGCCACCCCGAGATCATCGAGGAGCGCGAGAAGAACGTCGTCGTGTTCAACATCCGCGACGTGTCGGGGTCGATGCGTCAGAAGAAGCGCGAGCTCGTCGAGCGGGTGTTCACGCCGCTCGACTGGTATCTGCAGGGCAAGTACGACAACGCCGAGTTCGTCTACATCGCCCACGACGCCGAAGCGTGGGAGGTCGAACGCGACGAGTTCTTCGGCATCCGGTCGGGCGGCGGGACGAAGATCTCGGCCGCCTACGAACTCGCCGCCGACCTCGCCGAGGAGTACCCGTGGAGCGAGTGGAACCGGTACGTGTTCGCCGCGGGTGACAGCGAAAATTCCTCGAACGACACCGAACAGCGCGTCGTCCCGCTGATGGAGCAGATTCCCGCGAACCTCCACGCCTACGTGGAGACCCAGCCGAGCGGCAACGCGATCAACGCGACCCACGCCGAGGAGGTCGAGAGCCACTTCGGCGACGCCGACGACGTGGCCGTGGCCTACGTCGCAAGCGAGGACGACGTGACCGACGCCATCTACGAAATTCTCAGCACAGAGGAGGAAGCAGAACAGTGAGCACAGAGGCAACACCATGAGTTTCGACCGCTACGAAGCCAGACGCGAGGCATCGAAGCTGCAAGAGCCCGTCGACGAGGCGCGGCTGCTGGCCGAAAAGCTCGGGCTGTCGCCGTATCCGGTCAACTACTGGATCGTCGACTACGACGAGATGAACGAGCTGATCGCCTACGGCGGGTTCCAGCACCGGTACCCCCACTGGCGCTG containing:
- a CDS encoding YeaH/YhbH family protein; this encodes MGLQDDLERFREVGEQRREDLAEFIQYGDLGQSGKDDVRIPIKIVDLPEFEYDRRDQGGVGQGDADVGDPVGQPQPQPGDGDEEGEPGEESADHEYYEMDPEEFAEELDERLGLDLDPKGKRVIEEKEGPFTDLTRSGPDSTLDFERMFKEGLKRKLAMDFDEEFLREVLKIDGWGPDRTFEWARGENIPVSKAWIEDAYSEISDGERTTWSSLDELEETIDREPIQQKIRREGIKQVPFRREDERYRHPEIIEEREKNVVVFNIRDVSGSMRQKKRELVERVFTPLDWYLQGKYDNAEFVYIAHDAEAWEVERDEFFGIRSGGGTKISAAYELAADLAEEYPWSEWNRYVFAAGDSENSSNDTEQRVVPLMEQIPANLHAYVETQPSGNAINATHAEEVESHFGDADDVAVAYVASEDDVTDAIYEILSTEEEAEQ